CCTGAGCCACCAGCACCAAGCATCAGATGGACTTCACTGCCCTGGTTCAGTGCTGCCTGTGTGTGAGCCTCGGCTCCCcatcctctctgggcctcagtgtcttcCCTGTGCAGTGGGCCCAGCAGTGCCCACCCAgtggggttgttgtgaggatttgcTGGAAGGGTGTGTGTGGAAGTGCCTTGTTCGGGACCAGgcctatatgtaaatataataaaagtttgttgTTATTTCTGTTAATTGCATATTGTACTTGAATACTCCCTGGACagataatgagaaaaaatgaggTCTGAGTCACCGCCTCTGTCACTTGTCACCCTGCGTGAGTTGCTTAATCCCTCTAAATCCCAGTTCCTCCATctgtaaaaatcttttttttttttctttttgagacagtctcactctgtcactcgagctggagtgcagtggtgcgatctcggctcactgcaacctccaactcctgggttcaagcgattctcctgcctcagtctcccaagtagctgggactacaggcacctggcaccatgtctggctaatttttgtatttttagtagagatgaggttttaccatgttcccGGTGTtggactaggctggtctcaaactcctcaggtgatctgcccgcctcgacctcccaaagtgctgggattacaggcgtgagccaccgtgcccggccgcaaaAATCTTATGATACCTTCCTCACGGAGAGTAATGAAGGTTAAACGATAAAACGCACACAGCATTTTAATACTGAGAAGGACTTCATGAGGTTGGTGAAAAATGTCAGTGAGGCTCTGGGAGGGCCACAGCAGGAGTGTAGATTAGACTCCGGGTGTAGCCGTGTGGCTCAGGAATTGAGTGGAAGTAGAGAGAGGATAAGAGAGGggcagggacagagagagaggatcAAGCATTCCTTCAGTGCCTGCTGAGTGCCTGCCCTGGTCCAGACCCTGTTCTTGGTGCTGGGGGGTGCAGCAGTGACTTAAAGAGACAAAAGCCCCTGTGCTCATGGTTCTTATGCTCTAGTGAGTCTGGGGAACAGACCAGGGGACTGCTGACACCAAATTTAAATGTGTGAATAGGAATGACTATGGAGAAGAGGCAACCAGGAGGAGGGACAGAGAGAAATGAGACTCCAGGCTTGAGAGCATGACCTTGGGCTGGTGGAAGAGACAGGTGCTGAAAACAGGCACGGAATCCCTCACCCTAGAGCAGGGAGAAACCAAGAGAGTCCGAGATGGGAAAAGAATCAGGTGAAGAGGTTGAGGTGATGAAGACGGGCGGTGCTTGGTGATGCAGAAGGTGGGCTCTGCGGAAGGTGTTCCAGGGAGGACTTCTCAGTGTAGGATGGAGCCTTATGGTGGACGCTGGGACTGGGCATCTTCTCTGGAAACTCCCCTCTCCCACTCAGGCAGGCAGCTCCCTATCCCTTGAGTTCTGGTGTTTTTCCTactcctttctcccctcccacAAGCTGCTCAATTCCCAGGGACCTGGCTGGGTGGAGAGTACATACACCTGGATGAATGGAGAGTACATACACCTGGAACTCTGCAGGCGCGGCACAGGGGAGAGCAAATCCAGAACCAAATCACCTCCAACCGCACCTGCTAATTCTTCTGTGCTTTTGTAGCCTGACCCTTGGCTGCCCTCACTCCAACTCCTGTGTGAGGATGCCGAGCTCCTGGGAAAACCAAAGGGAGGGCGGGAGAGACAATACAGTGACCAAAGGCTGAGAGCTTGTCATAGCTTGGGCATGAAAGCATCAAATGCCACCCCAGGTGGGACTGTTGGCTCCAAggttttttctccctttcctttctcccttttctcttttcctttatcgAGGTCTGCTATTTACTCAGCAAATGTTCAAAGTCTGTGGTTCTCTGGGACACAATGTGCTAAGTGATGCATGTAAGGGAGGAGATCAATGTATCCTCCACTTCCAAGAAGCTTGACTTTCCGGGGAAGAAAAGACAAGTGAAGCATAGACTTTGTGACTTTTGGCTTCCTGTTTCTGTGAATTGCGAGGAATCCTGTCCACCTGGCCCTGAGCCACGTTCCCCCTGCTGCAGGTGCCGTCTCAATTAGTCCTGCTGTCCCTCCTCCCCCTTTCAGATTCCAGCACAATTCTGGAACAGTTCTCCCACCTGGCTGAGACTCTCCCACCTGGCCAGGGTGAGGCTCCACCCTCAAGCACTTGGGCATTGATCCTTTGCAAAGGATGGGTATAGCAAGAGAGCGTCTGCAGGGGCCCCTAGAGGGCCGTGGAGATGGCTAGAAAACAGGAGTGAACAGACTCACTTCAGCTTATGCCCAGAAACAAAGACACCAAGAAGAAGCAAATTCCAtaagtgcttttattttattggagaTGAGCAGAGGAGGCATTGAAAAGTGGGGATAGGGCTGGAAACATACTGACAGGGCCTGGATTGAGCCCACACAGCAAGGGGCGGGAGGAGGACTCTAACTCCCAATGTTGGGTTTCCCTCTATGTGCTCTAGCCCCACTGCAACCCAGGGCTTGGAGGGTTAGGAAAGCCAGCTGGGATGTTCCAAGAAGAGCCAGGAGGGCGGAGAACTCCGGGAGGAAATGGGTTATTGATACCTGGGTATAGATGACTATTCCCCCAGCTGCCTCCTGGATACCGATTAATATTTCCCCAGCTGGTACCTGGGGGTTGATTATTGACACCCCAGATTCCCCCAGGGTGTAGCATGGGCCTCGTTCCCCAACCAGTCCCagggcctccacctccccaggacACACTGGGATTCATGGTCCCCCAGGGGTGATCAGGCAGAACCCTGTGGATGAGAGACCAGGGAGGGCGTTGGGAAAGGATTTTTTCCCCGGGTCCCAGTGGATTAGAACGGGGCAGTCGTCTGGACTCTGAGTCCTGGTGGAGGTGTGAAGCCTCGGGTGAGAGGCCTGTGGAGTCAGGAGAAGACTCCCCAGGCAAAGGGCCACTGCCTGGAGCGAGGGCCGCAGCACTGGAGAGGTAAGAGAGTTCTTCAGGCAGCGCTTCCCCCAGGCGGTCCGCAGCCGCAGCAGCCATCATCTGCCAAGGATCCTCAGGCGGCCAGGAGTACACGGCAGGCAGCCTCCCGGATGGAGGCC
Above is a genomic segment from Piliocolobus tephrosceles isolate RC106 chromosome 5, ASM277652v3, whole genome shotgun sequence containing:
- the C5H6orf15 gene encoding uncharacterized protein C6orf15 homolog, with the protein product MQGRMAGSCAALGLLLVCLHLPGLFARSIGVVEEKVSQNLGTNLPQLGQPSLTGPPNSEHPQPALDPRSNDLARAPLKFSVPPSDGFPPAGGSAVQRWPPSGRLPAVYSWPPEDPWQMMAAAAADRLGEALPEELSYLSSAAALAPGSGPLPGESSPDSTGLSPEASHLHQDSESRRLPRSNPLGPGEKILSQRPPWSLIHRVLPDHPWGTMNPSVSWGGGGPGTGWGTRPMLHPGGIWGVNNQPPGTSWGNINRYPGGSWGNSHLYPGINNPFPPGVLRPPGSSWNIPAGFPNPPSPGLQWG